ACCGCGCCTGGGGAGGGTGCAGACGACGGGACATCAAAACACGAAGATGAAGGCACAGACAGCGATCCCGATCAACCTGTTTTCTCCCTAGTGACAGGGACATATCGTCACGCGAAGAGATACGGAGGTCAGTAGTTATATCCCAGATATACTTATCATCGTTACTAATGGGGTCTCGTAGGGAAGCATGATGTAGAAGCGGAACAGAGTCTAGTGGAAAACACCTCTGCCATGGTCATCCGCAATAAAGACGATCAGGTCGCGATGATCGACAGCGCTGCTGGTCAATTCCTCCAGCAGCGGACGTATCAGGGCCTGGAAGTGCGTATGGGAGAGGACGCGCCAAGTGTTTTGGAGCAGGGACGCAGTGGAATTGCCAGAGGTTATCAGGACGATAAGTCGCATAAAGAGTTTGAGTAAGTTTCAAATCAAAGGTTGATTTAGAAAGTTTACTTTGTAATCTTGAAGTCAATTGGAGAAAATCAGGCAAGTAAAAAACTTGAATAGAAAAAAGGTTTTTATTAccttaattttttttttttgactatTGATAAAGACTGATTTTCACTCCAATGctttttcaaaaattgaatatattttttgtACTATAAATCATAATTGTTGGCATAATTGTGGCATAATTGGGCATAATTGTCCTGACAGGACGGGGGAATCAAAACCAAAGGTGTCAAGCTAAGGTCGACGGAAAGAAGAAGTGGGGGTAAGCGAAAGGAAGAATGGGGAGCAGGAGGAAGgacgaagaaaaggagagggGAAGGTAcggaaaaaagaagagaatgGGGAGTGAGGACAGGAGAAAGAAGGGGGTGTGAAGCGGAGGAGAAGGTGGTGGGAGGAGAAGGTGGTAGGAGGAGGTGAAGCGAAGAAAAGGGAAGGGCGGGTAGAAGAATAAGGTGGGAAcggagagaagaggagaaggggggatatggggatggggaataataaataaagaaataaaaataaaaataaaaaatggaagaagaacgaagaataaataaataaaaaagtCGAAAAAGGAACAAAGATGgtgaaaaaataaattaaatACAAGGACCAGAGAAATCCGAAAAGGGTGAAAGGGATGGGAAACAAGAGTAATAATAAAAAGAAactaaccaagaaattgaaatgGGTAtaaaatgaagatgaaggaaaaataaattaaataaacagaaaagaaaagacgaACTCGAAACGTAACCGGGGTATATGGGTGCAAAATCGAAAGCTAGATGTTGAGGCTGCTGACGAAGTATGCAAGAAAAGGGAAATTGGAGATGGCAAACTGTTCAAAATAAAACAATGAGAAATGTGCAAAGGGTAAAttagagaaaaaaaataccTGCAGTGCACATCAGAGCGCCTCAAGCTCGAAGGACGATTCGGCGCCGTCGCTTGGGCTGGCAACCCTATCAATGTTGGAGTCAGAGGTAGGGTCCCAAGCAGGCGGTTGCTCGTCCTCGTCTCCGTAGAAGGAGAGAGAGTCGGAGGATGCGTTGGCATTCTCCTGACTGAGCTCCTTGCAGTCGAAAACGACAGATAGCGACCCTGTCGTGTTGTTCTCGGGCGTCGTCACTCCCGTCAGCTCAGAGAGATCGTCGTAGCACGAGCTGAACTCCTCCATCGACTCCTCGCTCCGCAGGTAGTCCGCAACGTGAGAGTCGCTGGGGCAGACCACGTCCGAGTCGCCGGAATCACTGGGCGAGGCGGGTGAGAAGTCGTCAAGGCTATGTTGAATGTCGATAGCCAAAGACGGCTGCGAAGCGCAACCAAAGTCCCGGTAGAAAAGGCCGTAaaagtcgtcgtcgccgaCTACGGCCTCGCGAAACGCCTTGAGACCCGCCTGCCTAGACTCTTCCCATCGTTCGTATTCCTGGAGCAGGACCTCGTCTTGCTCGACTGAGGGTGAGCTGTCAGCCTCGGTTTTGGTCGACTCAGACGGCGAGTCCCCGGTGTCGACGGCCTCCGCGAATATCTCATAGGCGGGAATCCGGCTCTTCTTCACGATGCGCAGAGGTGCGACGGAGTCTTGAGAGGATTCGCCGGGTCCTGAAGCCGGCGTGAGCCCCGAAGTGTCTGAAGACGTTGTGGACGCGTCTTGGGTTGCCGAGGTGGATGGGGTGACCTCTGGGACTGGTGCTTGCCTGAGGCTCCGGTCTCTAAACCAGACCACAGACTGTGGGCGAATATACGTTGAGTCGAAAGAGGACTCCTGTAATTGCCCCAAAAGAGATTCCACGCTCACGTCCGAGTAGGCTTCAGCTGCTGTGAGGATAGCATAAGCCGCCGCCTGCTGGGTGTCGATGATGAACTGGTCTGCGGTAGATTCTTCCTCAGGCCTAATCGGATATTTGCGGACGTCGGGGAACTGGAATTCGTTTATGTCATAGCTGTGTTGGTTGGAATGAATGCGAGGGTTGGTTCCAGAGTTGCTGAGAGATCCAGAGATTGAGCCCTGGGTGGAAATGGCTCCCTGACAATGCACGTTTCCCGAGAACTTGCCACCAGAAGGATTAATGTCAGCCTCCCACAATGGAGCAGCCCCGGTGGAATTGTCTCCTCCTTGGGCGCCAAACAGGGCGCCAACGAGTTCAGGAGAACTGGGAACGGAAGTCTGAGCAGTATCGTCTGAGCCTGATCCATAGTATGCTCCAGCGCTCGAAGTAGAACTTTCGCTGGCAGGGGATTGAGGGATTTGTAAATCCTCAGAAGAGCGGGTGGGGACTTCTTCAATGATTTCGTGGCGCGCAACGGAGAACTTTGGGCCTGGAGGTGTATGACGAGGGATATCGGGGAACTGCGCGATGATATCGAAAAGGGACTCTCGCTGCCTGGCCCGCTTTTCTTTAACCCTGCGACTCTTCTTCTCGGGAAGCTGAGTAAAGGATACCTCTGCAAATGATGATAGAAAATGTGAATCAGTTCAAGAACATACATGCATGCAGAATGAAAGCATACCATATTCAGGCTCGCGTCTATTGTCCTTGAACATAGTCTTGTAATGTTCTGGCCAAATGCCAGGCGAACTGACGTCCATGGCATCCACATCTTTTACACTGAACAAGAACGGTTTGTGTGCGAGATCATCGACGGCGGTAGTCTCATGGCTACTCTCGCTTTGATCGTGAAGTGTACCGAAAGCTTCCGCAGGAGAACCTGGAATTGCTGTGACGACCTGATCGATACTGTCTCCAAGCGTAGGTCCCTCGAGATATTCGACCTTAGCAGTAGATGGAACATGAGCGTCGTAATGTTCGATTTTGGCGCTTAAACCTTCAGAGATATGGCCGTGATAATATTCGATTTTGGCGGTGGACGCAATATGACCGTCGAAGAATTCGACCTGAGCGCTTGAAGGTTCAATGACTGGGCCTTGGTAATATTCGACTTTAGCCGAAGACGGGGTATGGTTGTCGAAGTACTCGATCTTGGCACTGGAAGGTTCGATAATAGGGCCATGGTAATATTCGACTTTCGCAGTGCATGCGACAACCTTCAACGTTCCAGGTGTAATGATGACTGGCTTGACGACATCTAGGGACGACTTCGTTAGAAGGTGAAGAATAAAACAGCAAAAATGACATACTCATAGTCCTATCCTGAACATTCTTCAAGGTGGTATCGAGGATTCTGGATTTGACAGGGTCGACGGCCGACATACGGGAGCTGGGACGACGGGTGGGTTGGTCATATCTTGCATCGTTGGATtgtttttcaaaaaatttggAATGAATCCTCTTTTCAGACATCTTCATGGCCTGATTAATCGCGTTCAAATCGATATCGACAAATTCGTTGGTGCTGGAGGCGCGGAGCCCGTTACCGGACTCGACATCTTGGTTGACACTTCGGACTAGAGGAACAATAATCAGAATATGCGGATAAAACATGTCATAAAATGAATTCATACCTGTGCTGAGTTCTTTTTCATGCTTGGTCGAGTCCGGGAGACCGGCTTCGATGTCGCATGCTTTGGAATCAGCTTTCCTCCCGAAGGCGAACAAGCAGATGAAAGATGCCCAGACAGCACCAAAGAAGGTGGCGACggtagaaaagaaagtgCGAATGTTGGCCATTGTAAATGGAGATGATAATTATACCGGGTGGTACGTAGAATAGAGAGTTCAACAAGTGCTGGTAGAACACGAGATAAAGGGCTAGAGAAGTACTCTTGCTGAAGACTATGGGCCATCTCTGCCCAAGTTAAATACCTTCACAGCGCAGTAAGGCTGACCAGTATGAATGAAAATGTTGACCAGTGTCAACCACCTATAGCGATCCGGACGCGAGCAGGCGTCATTTTAATCCAGTTCAGCCTTGATATTGTATTggatgcagaaagaggcgCACAAAGCATATAGATTCCAGTCCAAAGCCATATTTCAATCGCGACTTCAATAAAATATCGCAACATTTTAGCGGAGACTTGAAGAAAAAGGCTACATCTCAATTCTGAAGCAGTCAGCCCAGTAGTCGTCAGGACATTTCGAAGGTGAGGTAAGCCTTGCCTCCATTTCGTTGCAGACCTAACATCCAGGACATAAAAGCAAACACTTGACAGAAAACGAGCTATGGTAGATAGTAAAGCCAAAATTGCTTGGGTGCCATCGCAAAGGTGGCTCTGAGGATTGAGCCCCGGAATGTTTGACATTTTAGTACGCCTGCCAGTGAGCACGAAGGACACATTACCCCTAGTACCGAAGTAAAGACGCTGTAAGGCAAATTAGATGCGATACATGAGAGCCACAGATAATGCAGTCAAAAGCATAAAAGAAAGTACCATCTTCCCGTAGGGCTAAACAAACTGAACCGGTAATGGCCGAAACACCAATCCgtgacgcgacgcgtcaaGTTGTTTACTGTCACGTGATACTCTGATCGATCTATTTTAAGGATTGCAGAGGCATTCGGTTAGCTTTGGGTTCGCTAGAACACTAGAATTGCGTTTTGAATGCGTTAGTTTATTTTTTCAACATGTATCTCGTTGAGCTTTCTGTCTGCGCTCATATCTCTTGAAGTTATCTAGAGTTCATTGAATCCACAAGTGCTCTTCACTTGAACTCTAACCCTCCGACTTACTACTACTAGTAAACGTAACCCTGTGATGGCGCTGTGAATGGGTAACCGTTGACGTACTCCGTCGAGAAGCTGTGCATTGACTCATTGTATTGCGCAGCAGCTGTTTGACTACCATCCTTTCATTTTTAAACCGCATTCTCTACCTCCACATCTTCCACCCTCACTGAGGTCAAGAACAGAGTCAGGGTATCACATAACTATGGAGAGTTTGAGCGAAGGCTCCGTGGCTAGGACTGAGTGAGTACCCTACCACATTAACTCTAATAAGCCATCACTGTCCCCTAATTAATCAGAGGACGCTGCTAACTTCTCGAAATTTAGTGCGCGAGAGACACATAGTGACTCTGTTCCTATTCTCATCAATATTCAAGGAGGTCATATGAATGACCATGATGAAGACGTTGCTCAGCATCCAATAAATGCATTGTACAACGATGAGATTATATACGATCCCCAAAGCACCAATTATCTAAGGAACCTCCACGCTTTTCTTATCGTCCAGGTTATTCTTCATGACCTCTTGCTTCAATTTGCATACGATAAAGGAACTAGAGTACCGTACAGGCATCTCTACCGTGCGGTTTATGTGGTCTCCGCCATCAACAGAGGTATCCTGTGGAACGTAGTATTATTCTCGGCGGGTTTTTCGATGTCAACAACAATTATTATGACACTCCAAGGCCTATCGTTATCAGAGAATTGGCGCATCAGCCTCGGCGGCAAAACCACGTTACACAGTATTAGGGCACTGGCGTCCTTTACAGGAGCacaatttttcattttcttgctAATATCTGTCTTACTCCATTTTACCGTTGGCGGGAACAGCCTGATTCACGAATTCCTACCGCTCTGGGGCCCTTCACAATTCGTTCGTAGTCTTTCTCCAATCGAGGCTCTGTACTTCTTCATAAATTGGTCCGAGCTAGTAAAAAATATATTTGCACTTCCGACCACTCGTCCTCGACTATACCTGTGGTTATGCTACCTCCCTTTCCTACTTCTTTTCACCAGCATAATCCTTTCCATTGCTCATATCCAACTTACTTTCCCACTTCACTGGTTCACTTACTTGCCATATCACAGTCTTCCGGCAGCGAATTCATtgcctttctttctcctAGCATATACATCAGGTGTAGTTTTTGCACACGTTGGAAGGCACATCGTATTATCCCCAGTTTTGGCTTATACCATTATCCTCATTTCTCTTTTATTGGGCTATTTCTCTTTGGGCTACTCCAACATCCTCTTGACATCCTTCCCATATGCTCTTAATGTCAGCAATCCCTTCATTGTCTCCAGTTTCTTTCCGGACGAGAAATTTGACATACATACAGCTTTCTATGTTGTCTCCAACACATTTACTTTTCTAGCACTCCCGGTATGCGTCATGAGCATATTTATGCAGTCCAAATGGGCGAGAAACAACTGGGGATACTGGACCACGAGCATATATTTCACGACATATATTCGTTTGCTGCCGGTGCTACTGTCGGTATATTCCCTCAGGAATTTACCAAATCTCCTACTGAGTGCAATGGTGGGCATTGGTATGTTGTTTGGTGGTACATTTATTGCAACGGTGTCACTGCTCGTATTATGGAATCGATTCAGGAGGCCCCATGGTCCGATATTCTTGCCAGGAGATTCCGCATAGAATATTTTGTATGGTACGAAAAAATCAATGAGAAGGTTACCGGACTCGGCATATGGCTAGGTGGACTATAGGAAGAAGTGAAATGACGGAGTATATATATCATTTCAGGCTGACAGTCCGCCGGAGTCCCGGGAGGCCATATTTTAATTGGTGGTATTGCTGGTATTGATTCAAGAAAATAATTGCTTGATGATTATATCAACATAGATACGCTCATAAAAATACGATGAGATACATAGATAACATCTTGTGTTATGGCAAGCCTTCAAGTTAACCAGTGCACCAGCATCTGCCTAGTTGCTCTCCTCTCTAGCCTTGCTTGAACACGACACAGCCACCGTAAAATGAATGCCTATCGTGTATAACCATATCGGGTAGTAAGTTACTGGATTTGAATAGGGGTGGATTTGGCCGAAAGCAATGAAACAATATTACCAGGCATCGAAATCTTTCTTCATAACCACGCCCAATGCAAAAAGGGCACAACGCTTTTACCACACTTATAAGTTCCTCCAAAGAATCTCTAAAAAGTACATTCGAACGACGGCCCCTTCACCCGCTTCCTCCGAAACCTCCTTGCCTCTCTTCCAACACTGTCAACATGCAACACGACCCGAGATTGAAACGAACCACGACGTCACTTTATCATAGACGGAGTTCCCCTATTAAAGTGGACAAAATAAGAGAGGAAAGGCCTGCGAACTCGCATCCTTTAGTACCAATCCCCAACGGTGCAGCAGTCAAAGCACCTGTCACTGTACCGACTGCACCTCCTAATCGCGAGGTGGAAAATATCCAACATAGCGAGTATCAAATTGGTATTCTATAGCATTAGTATATACGCTAATCGTGTCTTTAGAGACTGACAGCTCGCCAATAATCGCAAACTCGCCCTTGATGCAAGGTGCGCATACTCAGGACCCCCGTCTGCGAGGGCGCCTTTGTGAACCCGCACCCGCTAGCGCTCCGTCCAATTCTACAAAGATTTTGGTCACGCACAGTCAGAGCACCATCCTGGACGGACCCTCATCTATAATCGGCCTCCTTGATCCTATCCAGCAACGTATTTCTTGTGATTATCAAAAAATGTATGAGATACACCAACGCAACTTCGTGGACTACCAGCAAGACAACGAACGGCGACATGTCGAGGCTGGGAGAAGATACGATGATCTTCAGGAGAAGCTCGTGGACGTCGAAAAGCTTAGATCGGAAGAGAAAGGGCGCTGGGAGGCCGAAAAGAAGGAGCTTACGAAACGATTAGATCATTGCAAAGCATCGTACACCGGACAActtgaagagaagaagacCCGCATCGTACAATTGGAAAATGATAAAGGAGTCCTTGCGCAGCAGCTCAAGCAGTCCTTTATCGACAGAAATTCCATTGTGGCTAAGCTTGAAGAGGAGAAACGTGACTGGGAAGTGGAGCGCAAGATCTTAATGGAGAATTTGGAAACTTGCAAACAGGATGCGATGGCGAGTGCGGAGATGTTTGAACAAGAACGCGCTAACCATGCCGAAACGCTGCGCAAGTTCGATAAAGAGACGCAACAACTGAGGCATGAAAAGACGATCTTGACGTCACGCTTGAAGGACGAACGGATCGCCAGAGAAGGGATGATCACCGCGATGAGACTCAGTGGACGTGACGAACGAGAGGCCGCGAAGTTTATTGAAGAAGAGAGGGAACGCAAGAGGTTGCGTCTCGGTTGATATAGGTCGACCAGTTTAATACCCTTAGTTTCGTTCTGGATCCATTTGTATTCCCCAAACTGTGTAGTTTATTATTTGTAGCAATTGACGCTTTGAGCAAACCTCGTCGTATCGAGCAGCAATGGGTTTTGGTATCCCAAGTAAGGGCACAAAAGCTTGAGCAAGACATTACGCGAGCTCACAACGCCGGCATTAAAAATTTAAGGTTTTGCATTGCAGtcagaaaagaaaacgcCTTGTTCGCTCCTTGAATTTTCCTGACGAGCAATCAATGAGCATTACTATCTTCCTTTGCGGATATTCATGGCTGGTTGGTTGAAAAAAGGTTCCAgaacagtttggagtttcCACATGGCCTTGGATGGAGACGAGCTTTCACAGGAAAAATGTgaaaaggagagaaaggCAAGAGACGTGTTGGGCGTCCATCGTGCGATTTGTCAGATAGATTAGTCAGCCTAAGCCGAAACAAATTTTGGCGGCGTTGAGGAACTAGTGACGCGCATTCCCGGGATCTCCTATTCCTTCTCCACCCACCACCAACTCCAGCATTAAAAAGCCACAATGGCTCCCATTTCTACTCCAGATGCCGCCTCTCCATCCATTATTGAGCGCGTTCAAGATTTTGTCGGCGAGCACAAGAAAACCATTGCCATTGCAGCGGCAGCAGTCGCCGTGGCTGGAGTTGGTGTAGCTTACTATGCGTCCACTTCCAAACCTGCCGCCGGTGGGGGTGCTGGTGATGCAGTCAAGtcaaaggagaagaagaagaagactggAAGTAAAGGCGCTAAAAAGGGCTCCAAGAAGACTAATGACGCCGACGGGCCTATTCTAGAGGAGAGAAAACCTAAGTCTGCAAAAGTCGAGGATGAAAAGAGTGGTGCGTTCATGTTTTGTTCCCTTTCGCGCGTTACTTTGGCGTGTTTCTTAATCTCCTTGTCTATTTTAACGCCAACCACGAGGCTAACTGTTTCCCAAATTTCCTAGACACATACTATGACAAACTGAGCGCAGAGGAGATTGCCTCCTTGCCCGAACAGGTTTGTGCATACCTTTACATTCATTTGATCCGTTATAAACGAACGCACGCCCAATTCATTCATGATTAATCCTTTTCCCAACCTTTTGCCAACCATACTGACTTCGGTTTGCAGGAACGATCTTCTATCGCCACCTCACTAAAAGCTCGGGGTAATGCTGCCTATCAAGCGCGCAATTTCAACGACGCAGCCGAATTCTACACGCGCGCTATCCAAATCTCCCCCACCCCAGAACCTGTCTTTTACAGTAACCGTGCTGCCTGTAAGTTCAACTGAGGTTTGCCTTTTCTGAAGCGAACACTGTGGTAACGTACACTTCCTTCAGGCTATGTCAACATGTCACCTCCAAAACACGAACTCGTCGTTGAAGATTGCGATTCTGCTCTCAAACTTGACCCTAAATACATCAAAGCTCTCAATAGACGTGCTATGGCACTGGAGGGACTAGGAAGACTAGAGGAGTCCTTGAGAGGTAAGTCTTACCTTCGGTTTGTTTGAGTCCCATTTTATGACTTGATGATGCTCTAGACTTTACATCTGCCACCATCCTCGACAGATTCCAGAACCAGACCACAGCCAATGCCGTTGAGAGGGTATTGAAGGTACTAGCTACTGAAAAGGCTGCGGCCATCATGAAGGTgcaacatttttttttgtttggctTTGTTCATGTACTCATTCAGTGAGTCTGCCTGACAGGAACGGGAACCAAGACTGCCATCCTACACATTCATTTCAGCATACTTCGCTGCATTCCGACCACGTATGTGCACGTCGTCTCATCGTAGATTTCGAAGGCTTATCGCTTCCCTTTCCAGGCGCCCTACCTACATTGCCCGAAAACCCAACAACGGGAGACCAAACTCTGCTGCTAGGAATGCAGGCTCTGGAAGCAGCTGATTACGTCCACGCTGTTACGCTCATCAATGAGTCCATCGAGCAAGGCATTTCATGGGACAAGGGACGCGCTGAGGCCCTTAACCTGCGTGGTACATTCAAGTAAGGAGCTCAACCAATTGAACGCGTTAATTTGCTAATAACGCAACTTTccctttcattttctttcttgttaATCACCCTATCAGATTCCTGATGGGCGAAATACCCGGAGCGAAGGCCGACTTGGAAGAGTCCGTCAAACTCGAGCCCACCTTTACCCAGAGCTTGGTGAAGATTGCCAGCGTGCATATGGAGCAGGGTGACCCCAAAGCCGCTTTTGAGGCATTCGAACAGGCGGAGAAGGCTAACAGCAGTGATCCTGATGTGTGGTATCACCGTGGACAAGGTACGCCATTATGAACACACGACAAATTGTAACTAAAAGTTCCCTTTGTTCTTTTATGATAGTCCTATTCATTATGAACGAGTTccagcaagctgctgataacTACACCAAATCTACAGAATTGGACGAAAACTTCGTGTTCAGCCATATCCAACTAGCTGTTGCTCAATACAAAATGGGCGAGCTGGCTAAGAGTATGGCCACTTTCAGGAAGACTTTGAGGTTGTTCCCTACCAGGAGCGAGCCTAGCAATTATTAGTGAGTTAACTAGCCGTATCGCCTATTATCATTACTAATTTTGTCGTCTCCCTTTAGTGGCGAACTTTTGTTGGATCAACAACGATTTGAAGAAGCAGTGGAGAAATTCGATAGGGCTATCGAGCTCGAGAAGAACAAGTACGCTTGATTTTTACAAATGTGTTTGTGACAACTTTTCTAACGTCTGGTCGCCTCAGAACTCCATCTAACGTTCTTCCACTTGTCAACAAGGGCCTTGCCCTCTACCAATGGAAACAGGACATTGGCGCTGCAGAGCGATGCTGCAATGAGGCTCTGCGGATCGACACAGAGTGTGAGGCCGCTGTTGCGACACTCGCGCAACTGAGCTTgcaacaaagcaaaatccCCGAAGCCGTCAAGATGTTCGAGCGCCAAGCCGAACTTGCAAGGAGCGAGCCAGAGCTGGTCAGCGCGTTGACGTATCAATATGTGAGTACTTCTGTGTTCTGgtaatatttttctatcGTGGCTGATTGTCCCCGTGCTTTTCCCTATAGGCTACATCTGCGCAAGTCGAATTCTTGAAGACCTATCCGGATATGGCTGCCCAGTTGAATGCAATCGCTCAGGGCATGATGGGCCCACAGTAATCGATTTTGGGTGTTTTGAAAGGATTATTTACGCTTCATTAATGATTGACCTGGGgcaatcttttccttttttttcactAGACTTTGAGCGTGTTTTGCTTTCATatctgttttctttttttatgtAGGTTCACTTCTCACTTTATTGACATCTACCCCACCTCCGCCACTTATTAATGTCCCACCTATGCTTTATGGTATGCGTTATTTAAATATACAAAGTTAGGTGATGCTTGTAAAGCAGTGACACGCACTGCACGAGGTGATCAAATCGTTGGAATCTTGAAACACCAAAGAGGTCAGGATTCAAAGAGAGATTGTTGCAAGTTGCGACTAGCTGTTTCGGTGTTGCACAAGTATTCAATATAAAAGATGATTATCTCTGCATACATGTGCTtacagctattttcatatcgataggcccaacatcaaaatatattcatacagtcGGCCTTGAATTTTTGCGTAACCGAGTTACATAAGGAATGCTCCGATGTTGAGTTTATGTCAAACTATGGTACGATCTGGCAGCAAAGCGTCGACATGCCTTTCAGTTTGAGAAGGGAATGGCTTTAGGCGTGCTGATAATGTGGTGGTATCGACATTCGTTCTCATAGCTCAACTTTTTGTAAATACTCATTGACGATTTTGCGAGTTTCCGTGATTTTGCCGTCTTCAAATTTTATGTTCCGCTTAATAAAATTCGTTGTCcgtgtatgtgtaaatttAGGGAATaggtctatcgatatgaaaatagctataATGATGTTGAAGTTTCCTCGAACTCGAAGGAGCCCCCCGAAATTCAAGCTTCCGAATCCATGGCGCACGAACCATCGGAGTTCCAGACTCCAGTCGCAGTTATCATCCATGTTTGATCAGCGAGGGGCTGCTGAAGTACCTCAAAGTATataataaaaataaaatacaaaatattCTGGGATGCTTTTGCTGTGGGACAGCACTACAGAATCGCCTACAGATATTTGAGCTACATCTGTAAATTTACCCAAGAAAAGGGATAGGAAGCAAGTCGCTCGAACAGCGAGAATGCACGTTCGGCACTGAATCCGAATCGGAGATTTGAATCGTTTTGACTGCCGAACAGTTCCCACGGACcttaatattttttggtGAATCTGATCCATTCACAATCACTCTCTTGAAAGGTCAATTTTACACCTCATTTCAAACCAAACCCCTGCTTCGTATTCAGAGGATGATAGGGGACGCGCAGCATACAGGCCAAGATGATAGTAGTTCCCGCAGTACGTATCGGCCATAGGGACATGTCCTCTACTTTTACCTCGTATTGATCTACATAGGTTCAACCCCAGACATCACATTTCTAATTCCAATAGATTCTTTGCCGCCTGTTCTGCCTTCCGAAATGGTGAACAATATAGAACATACCAAGAAGCGGAAAGCGTCCTCTTCTCCGCCTCTGTCTCCTGGGTCGTCCCGCGCTCACAAATcaaagaagcagaggatcTCTGGCTCTGAACCATGTCTGTCGGGGAAGCAGCAGAATGACAATACAGGATCTAAAACGGGGGACTTTGGCACATCAAGGAATGCAAAAGAGCAGAAATCAGGGTCcaaaaaatcgaataaaaagGCTTCAGATGATGGGCCTTTCCTTTTTATAACGGGCACAGTGGATACGATCATTTATACGCCCCCAA
This portion of the Psilocybe cubensis strain MGC-MH-2018 chromosome 12, whole genome shotgun sequence genome encodes:
- a CDS encoding putative mitochondrial import receptor subunit tom70, encoding MAPISTPDAASPSIIERVQDFVGEHKKTIAIAAAAVAVAGVGVAYYASTSKPAAGGGAGDAVKSKEKKKKTGSKGAKKGSKKTNDADGPILEERKPKSAKVEDEKSDTYYDKLSAEEIASLPEQERSSIATSLKARGNAAYQARNFNDAAEFYTRAIQISPTPEPVFYSNRAACYVNMSPPKHELVVEDCDSALKLDPKYIKALNRRAMALEGLGRLEESLRDFTSATILDRFQNQTTANAVERVLKVLATEKAAAIMKEREPRLPSYTFISAYFAAFRPRALPTLPENPTTGDQTLLLGMQALEAADYVHAVTLINESIEQGISWDKGRAEALNLRGTFKFLMGEIPGAKADLEESVKLEPTFTQSLVKIASVHMEQGDPKAAFEAFEQAEKANSSDPDVWYHRGQVLFIMNEFQQAADNYTKSTELDENFVFSHIQLAVAQYKMGELAKSMATFRKTLRLFPTRSEPSNYYGELLLDQQRFEEAVEKFDRAIELEKNKTPSNVLPLVNKGLALYQWKQDIGAAERCCNEALRIDTECEAAVATLAQLSLQQSKIPEAVKMFERQAELARSEPELVSALTYQYATSAQVEFLKTYPDMAAQLNAIAQGMMGPQ